One stretch of Streptomyces peucetius DNA includes these proteins:
- the dapB gene encoding 4-hydroxy-tetrahydrodipicolinate reductase, with protein sequence MSKLRVAVLGAKGRIGSEAVRAVEAAEDMELVAALGRGDTLDTLVESGTQVVVELTTPASVMDNLDFCVRHGMHAVVGTTGWTDDRLAQLNTALSASPGTGVLIAPNFSIGAVLTMKFAQQAARYYESVEVVELHHPNKADAPSGTATRTAQLIAAARAEAGCAPQPDATVTALDGARGADVDGVPVHAVRLRGLLAHQEVLLGGEGETLTIRHDSLHHSSFMPGILLGVRRVVSAPGLTFGLENFLDLG encoded by the coding sequence ATGAGCAAGCTGCGTGTGGCCGTCCTCGGCGCCAAGGGCCGTATCGGCTCCGAGGCCGTACGAGCGGTCGAGGCCGCCGAGGACATGGAGCTCGTCGCGGCGCTCGGCCGCGGCGACACGCTGGACACCCTCGTGGAGTCCGGCACCCAGGTCGTCGTCGAGCTGACCACCCCGGCGTCCGTCATGGACAACCTGGACTTCTGCGTACGCCACGGCATGCACGCGGTCGTCGGGACGACGGGCTGGACCGACGACCGGCTCGCGCAGCTGAACACCGCGCTCTCGGCCTCTCCCGGGACCGGTGTGCTGATCGCGCCCAACTTCTCCATCGGCGCGGTCCTCACCATGAAGTTCGCCCAGCAGGCCGCTCGTTACTACGAGTCGGTCGAGGTCGTCGAGCTGCACCACCCGAACAAGGCGGACGCCCCCTCCGGCACCGCCACGCGCACGGCGCAGCTCATCGCGGCCGCCCGCGCGGAAGCCGGCTGCGCGCCGCAGCCCGACGCGACGGTCACCGCCCTGGACGGCGCGCGCGGCGCGGACGTCGACGGGGTCCCGGTGCACGCGGTGCGGCTGCGCGGCCTGCTGGCCCACCAGGAGGTCCTGCTCGGCGGTGAGGGCGAGACGCTCACGATCCGCCACGATTCCCTGCACCACAGCAGCTTCATGCCGGGCATCCTGCTCGGTGTCCGCCGTGTGGTGTCCGCTCCCGGCCTCACGTTCGGCCTGGAGAACTTCCTCGACCTCGGCTGA
- a CDS encoding tetratricopeptide repeat protein, which yields MRAKITYFVTAAVLVVYFVLVGSRGVMLLKQGTALTVTFGVAVLILPVIGVWFLWKNTQFVSRANRLAVELEAEGGLPVDELVRTPGGRIDRESADAVFAKRRAETEDSPDDWRCWFRLAVAYHDARDTPRARRAMQRAIALHDGRPVPS from the coding sequence ATGCGCGCAAAGATCACATACTTCGTCACGGCTGCCGTCCTGGTCGTCTACTTCGTCCTGGTCGGCAGCCGGGGCGTGATGCTGCTCAAGCAGGGCACCGCGCTGACGGTCACGTTCGGGGTCGCGGTGCTGATCCTGCCGGTGATCGGTGTCTGGTTCCTGTGGAAGAACACCCAGTTCGTCAGCCGGGCCAACCGGCTGGCGGTGGAACTGGAGGCGGAGGGCGGGCTGCCGGTCGACGAGCTCGTCCGGACGCCGGGCGGCCGTATCGACCGCGAGTCGGCGGATGCCGTGTTCGCGAAGCGGCGTGCCGAGACGGAGGATTCCCCCGACGACTGGCGCTGCTGGTTCCGACTGGCCGTCGCCTATCACGACGCGCGTGACACCCCGCGGGCCCGGAGGGCGATGCAGCGGGCGATCGCCCTGCACGACGGCAGGCCGGTCCCGAGCTGA
- the thyX gene encoding FAD-dependent thymidylate synthase, with amino-acid sequence MSETPAEMAEPSFRSDVTVELVKHTAGDSDVLWAARVSTAGEQSLEELSKDPERSKGLINYLMRDRHGSPFEHNSMTFFISAPIFVFREFMRHRAGWSYNEESGRYRRLEPVFYIPDAERKLVQEGRPGKYVFVEGTQAQQELTGRVMADSYRQAYEAYVEMLDAGVAREVARSVLPVGMYSSMYATCNARSLMHFLGLRTQHEQAKVPSFPQREIEMVGEKMEQHWAKLMPLTYAAFNANGRIAP; translated from the coding sequence GTGAGTGAGACCCCCGCAGAGATGGCCGAGCCCAGCTTCCGCAGCGATGTGACCGTCGAACTGGTGAAGCACACCGCCGGAGACTCCGACGTGCTGTGGGCCGCCCGCGTCTCCACCGCGGGTGAGCAGTCGCTCGAGGAGCTCTCGAAGGACCCCGAGCGGTCCAAGGGGCTGATCAACTACCTGATGCGGGACCGGCACGGCAGCCCCTTCGAGCACAACTCGATGACCTTCTTCATCAGTGCCCCGATCTTCGTCTTCCGCGAGTTCATGCGGCACCGTGCCGGCTGGTCGTACAACGAGGAGTCGGGCCGCTACCGCCGCCTGGAGCCGGTCTTCTACATCCCGGACGCCGAGCGGAAGCTCGTGCAGGAGGGCCGCCCCGGCAAGTACGTCTTCGTCGAGGGCACCCAGGCCCAGCAGGAGCTGACCGGCCGCGTGATGGCCGACTCGTACCGCCAGGCGTACGAGGCGTACGTGGAGATGCTCGACGCCGGCGTCGCCCGCGAGGTGGCCCGTTCCGTCCTCCCCGTCGGCATGTACTCGTCGATGTACGCGACGTGCAACGCCCGGTCGCTGATGCACTTCCTCGGTCTGCGCACCCAGCACGAGCAGGCGAAGGTGCCGTCCTTCCCCCAACGTGAGATCGAGATGGTCGGCGAAAAGATGGAGCAGCACTGGGCGAAGCTCATGCCGCTCACGTACGCCGCGTTCAATGCCAACGGGCGGATCGCCCCATAG
- the dapA gene encoding 4-hydroxy-tetrahydrodipicolinate synthase, translated as MAPISTPQTPFGRVLTAMVTPFTADGALDVAGAQQLAGHLVDAGNDGLIVNGTTGESPTTSDAEKDQLVRAVLEAVGDRAHVVAGIGTNDTRHSVELARAAERAGAHGLLAVTPYYNKPPQEGLLRHFTAIADATGLPVMLYDIPGRSGVPIDTETIVRLADHPRVVANKDAKGDLGRASWAIARSGLAWYSGDDMLNLPLLSVGACGFVSVVGHVVTPELRALLDAYRGGDVQKATEIHQKLLPVFTGMFRTQGVITTKAALTLQGLPAGPLRLPLVELSPEETAQLKLDLAAGGVQL; from the coding sequence ATGGCTCCGATCTCCACTCCGCAGACCCCCTTCGGGCGGGTCCTCACCGCCATGGTCACGCCCTTCACGGCGGACGGCGCACTTGATGTCGCAGGCGCCCAGCAGCTGGCCGGCCATCTGGTGGACGCAGGCAACGACGGCCTGATCGTCAACGGCACCACCGGCGAGTCGCCCACCACCAGCGACGCGGAGAAAGACCAGCTCGTACGGGCAGTACTGGAAGCGGTCGGAGACCGGGCCCACGTCGTCGCCGGAATCGGCACCAACGACACCCGCCACAGTGTCGAGCTCGCCCGCGCCGCCGAGCGCGCCGGCGCGCACGGCCTGCTCGCGGTGACCCCGTACTACAACAAGCCCCCTCAGGAGGGCCTGCTCCGCCACTTCACGGCCATCGCCGACGCGACCGGGCTGCCCGTGATGCTCTACGACATCCCCGGCCGCAGCGGCGTGCCGATCGACACCGAGACGATCGTCCGCCTGGCCGACCACCCGCGGGTCGTCGCCAACAAGGACGCCAAGGGCGACCTCGGCCGCGCCAGCTGGGCCATCGCCCGCAGCGGTCTCGCCTGGTACTCCGGCGACGACATGCTCAACCTGCCGCTGCTCTCCGTCGGCGCCTGCGGCTTCGTCTCCGTCGTGGGCCACGTCGTCACCCCGGAGCTGCGCGCCCTGCTGGACGCCTACCGGGGCGGAGACGTCCAGAAGGCGACCGAGATCCACCAGAAGCTGCTTCCGGTGTTCACCGGCATGTTCCGCACCCAGGGCGTCATCACCACCAAGGCGGCACTGACCCTCCAGGGCCTGCCCGCCGGCCCGCTGCGGCTGCCGCTCGTCGAGCTCTCTCCGGAGGAAACCGCGCAGCTCAAGCTCGACCTCGCGGCCGGTGGGGTACAGCTCTGA
- a CDS encoding ribonuclease J, producing MSHPHPELGAPPKLAKGGLRVTPLGGLGEIGRNMTVFEYDGRLLIVDCGVLFPEEEQPGIDLILPDFTTIRDRLDDIDGIVLTHGHEDHIGGVPFLLRLKPDIPLIGSKLTLALIEAKLQEHRIRPYTLEVTEGHRERIGPFDCEFIAVNHSIPDALAVAIRTPAGLAVHTGDFKMDQLPLDRRLTDLHAFARLSEEGIDLLLSDSTNAEVPGFVPPERDISNVLRTVFANAQKRIIVASFASHVHRIQQILDAAHEYGRRVAFVGRSMVRNMGIARDLGYLRVPAGLVVDVKTLDDLPDHEVVLVCTGSQGEPMAALSRMANRDHQIRIVQGDTVILASSLIPGNENAVYRVINGLTRWGANVVHKGNAKVHVSGHASAGELLYFYNICKPRNLMPVHGEWRHLRANAELGALTGVPKDHIVIAEDGVVVDLVDGKARIVGKVQAGYVYVDGLSVGDVTEPALKDRRILGEEGIISVFLVVDSTTGKVVGGPNIHARGSGIDDAVFAAVTPKIEEAVARAASDGVAEPHQLQQLVRRTVGKWVSDTYRRRPMILPVVVEV from the coding sequence TTGAGTCATCCGCATCCTGAACTCGGCGCGCCGCCCAAGCTGGCGAAGGGCGGCCTGCGCGTCACTCCGCTCGGCGGTCTCGGTGAGATCGGCCGGAACATGACCGTCTTCGAATACGACGGCCGGCTGCTCATCGTCGACTGCGGTGTCCTCTTCCCCGAGGAGGAGCAGCCCGGGATCGACCTGATCCTTCCGGACTTCACCACCATCAGGGACCGCCTCGACGACATCGACGGCATCGTGCTCACGCACGGCCACGAGGACCACATCGGTGGCGTCCCGTTCCTGCTCCGCCTGAAGCCGGACATCCCGCTGATCGGCTCAAAGCTGACCCTCGCCCTGATCGAGGCCAAGCTCCAGGAGCACCGGATCCGCCCGTACACGCTCGAGGTCACCGAAGGCCACCGCGAGCGCATCGGTCCGTTCGACTGCGAGTTCATCGCCGTCAACCACTCCATCCCGGACGCGCTGGCCGTCGCCATCCGCACCCCCGCGGGCCTGGCCGTCCACACCGGCGACTTCAAGATGGACCAGCTGCCGCTGGACCGGCGCCTCACCGACCTGCACGCCTTCGCGCGGCTCAGCGAGGAGGGCATCGATCTGCTGCTCTCCGACTCGACGAACGCCGAGGTACCGGGGTTCGTGCCGCCCGAGCGCGACATCTCCAACGTGCTGCGCACCGTCTTCGCCAACGCCCAGAAGCGCATCATCGTGGCCAGTTTCGCGAGCCACGTCCACCGCATCCAGCAGATCCTCGACGCGGCGCACGAGTACGGAAGGCGTGTCGCCTTCGTGGGGCGTTCGATGGTCCGCAACATGGGCATCGCCCGTGACCTGGGGTACCTGCGCGTCCCGGCCGGGCTGGTCGTCGACGTCAAGACCCTCGACGACCTGCCGGACCACGAGGTCGTGCTCGTCTGCACCGGCTCGCAGGGCGAGCCGATGGCCGCCCTCTCCCGGATGGCGAACCGCGACCACCAGATCCGGATCGTCCAGGGTGACACGGTCATCCTGGCCTCGTCCCTCATCCCGGGTAACGAGAACGCGGTCTACCGCGTGATCAACGGCCTCACCCGCTGGGGGGCCAACGTCGTGCACAAGGGCAACGCCAAGGTGCACGTCTCGGGCCATGCCTCGGCCGGAGAGCTGCTGTACTTCTACAACATCTGCAAGCCGAGGAACCTGATGCCGGTCCACGGCGAGTGGCGTCATCTGCGCGCCAACGCCGAGCTCGGCGCCCTGACGGGTGTCCCCAAGGACCACATCGTGATCGCCGAGGACGGCGTCGTCGTCGACCTCGTCGACGGCAAGGCCAGGATCGTCGGCAAGGTCCAGGCCGGTTACGTGTACGTCGACGGTCTGTCCGTCGGCGACGTCACGGAGCCCGCACTCAAGGACCGCCGCATCCTCGGCGAAGAGGGCATCATCTCGGTGTTCCTCGTCGTCGACAGCACGACGGGCAAGGTCGTCGGCGGACCCAACATCCACGCGAGGGGGTCCGGTATCGACGACGCGGTGTTCGCCGCGGTCACGCCCAAGATCGAGGAGGCGGTCGCCCGGGCGGCATCCGACGGCGTCGCCGAGCCCCATCAGCTGCAGCAACTCGTCCGCCGCACGGTGGGCAAGTGGGTCTCCGACACCTACCGCCGGCGCCCGATGATCCTCCCTGTCGTCGTCGAGGTCTGA
- a CDS encoding SpoIIE family protein phosphatase → MAEPGVETRTRSSVITARAAASFDPVGRSVATARAFVRDTLQGWGHSDVVDDAVVLTSELVTNAVIHAGTSADVLCLRSEDGVRVEVADRYPEREVPIQGSGRTIADLDSENGRGLLLCAALASRWGVEYTPTHKTVWFQLDLPQRAVGTRSAGPVLPTAMLPPTQDRVRVAVTQIDRTGTISVWNEDAEHLFGYAADQVVGKPLTDFAAWPHTPGIGTGIAEALQLSRWEGSYGIRGHDGRVIPVYASHLRVRDANGEPSTVCLLVRDDERAVLQSPQRASGRDSGAEHRTTDPFEVFIGSPAPDDLDGLLQRTVERARDMLDGDAAFLLLATDDETELEVRATTGLPSARQRFARVPVEAGSGRYGSARMPAVHEDLTAVPGAVPLLNSTGMRSVVTVPLKVEGRLTGSLGVAAESAGRYSNEEALRLQFAADRIALAVESARLGELERLRRGSLSFLVEASDLLAGTLDRDQTLALMAQMTVPTLAAWCAVYTIADQSSEPYLSYVLHEDEERIDGLKALLSRIDPPDPVPTPGARVWNAPGEAAQHAALLASKRELGLGSTPPVSSGIGTTLATAATVGGETVVLPLVARNRVIGMLTLGKPSDDHFRQEILELAEDLSRRAALALDNSRLYSERMAISQSLQRSLLPPELPQIPGVEVEVIYRAAGEGNEVGGDFYDLFPIRDGAYGFAIGDVCGTGPEAAAVTGLARHALRLLAREGFGGPAVLERLNAAILDEGARSRFLTLLYGELWPQEDGSAVLKVVCAGHPLPLRLRQDGTVEPAAEPQPLLGVMEDLELYEQMVTLDPGDVLLCVTDGVTERREGTRMLGDDGLSDVLTHCTGLTAGAVAARVLRAVERFAAEPASDDMAILALRVPEPHNG, encoded by the coding sequence CGAGGACGGCGTCCGCGTCGAGGTCGCCGACCGCTACCCGGAGCGGGAGGTGCCGATACAGGGCTCCGGCCGCACCATCGCCGACCTCGACAGCGAGAACGGACGCGGGCTGCTCCTCTGTGCGGCGCTCGCCTCCCGCTGGGGCGTGGAGTACACACCGACGCACAAGACGGTGTGGTTCCAACTCGACCTGCCGCAGCGGGCGGTCGGCACCCGGTCCGCCGGCCCGGTCCTGCCCACCGCCATGCTGCCGCCCACCCAGGACCGGGTCCGGGTCGCGGTGACACAGATCGACCGCACCGGCACGATCTCCGTGTGGAACGAGGACGCCGAGCACCTCTTCGGATACGCGGCGGACCAGGTCGTCGGCAAGCCGCTCACCGACTTCGCCGCCTGGCCCCACACCCCGGGAATCGGAACCGGCATCGCGGAGGCCCTTCAGCTGTCCCGCTGGGAGGGCAGCTACGGCATTCGCGGCCACGACGGCCGGGTGATCCCGGTCTACGCCTCCCACCTGCGCGTACGTGACGCGAACGGCGAACCGTCCACGGTCTGTCTGCTGGTGCGCGACGACGAGCGCGCCGTACTGCAGTCCCCGCAGCGGGCCTCCGGCAGGGACAGCGGCGCCGAGCACCGCACCACGGACCCGTTCGAGGTCTTCATCGGCTCCCCCGCGCCCGACGATCTCGACGGTCTGCTCCAGCGCACCGTCGAACGCGCCAGGGACATGCTCGACGGCGACGCCGCCTTCCTGCTCCTGGCCACCGACGACGAGACGGAGCTGGAAGTCCGGGCCACGACGGGGCTCCCTTCCGCCCGCCAGCGCTTCGCCCGCGTCCCGGTGGAGGCCGGCTCAGGGCGCTACGGCTCCGCGCGGATGCCCGCGGTCCACGAGGACCTCACGGCAGTCCCCGGAGCCGTTCCGCTCCTCAACTCCACCGGCATGCGCTCGGTGGTCACGGTGCCGCTGAAGGTCGAGGGCCGGCTCACCGGCTCCCTCGGCGTGGCCGCGGAGTCCGCCGGCCGCTACTCCAACGAGGAGGCACTGCGTCTGCAGTTCGCGGCGGACCGCATCGCGCTGGCCGTCGAATCGGCACGGCTCGGTGAGTTGGAACGGCTGCGCCGCGGCTCGCTGTCCTTCCTCGTCGAAGCCTCCGACCTGCTGGCCGGCACGCTGGACCGGGACCAGACGCTGGCGCTGATGGCACAGATGACGGTTCCCACACTCGCCGCCTGGTGCGCGGTCTACACGATCGCCGACCAGTCCTCCGAGCCGTACCTCAGCTATGTGCTGCACGAGGACGAGGAGCGCATCGACGGCCTCAAGGCCCTGCTGTCGAGGATCGACCCGCCCGATCCGGTACCGACGCCCGGCGCCCGGGTGTGGAACGCACCCGGCGAGGCCGCCCAGCACGCGGCGCTGCTCGCCTCGAAGCGCGAACTGGGCCTGGGCTCCACACCGCCGGTTTCCTCGGGCATCGGGACGACGCTCGCCACGGCGGCCACCGTCGGCGGCGAGACCGTCGTACTGCCGCTCGTCGCCCGCAACCGCGTGATCGGGATGCTGACGCTCGGCAAGCCGTCCGACGACCACTTCCGCCAGGAGATCCTCGAACTCGCCGAGGACCTCTCCCGCCGCGCGGCCCTCGCACTGGACAACTCGCGCCTCTACTCCGAGCGCATGGCGATCAGCCAGTCCCTGCAGCGCAGCCTGCTGCCCCCGGAGCTGCCGCAGATCCCGGGCGTCGAGGTCGAGGTCATCTACCGCGCCGCAGGAGAGGGCAACGAGGTCGGCGGCGACTTCTACGATCTCTTCCCCATCCGTGACGGCGCGTACGGCTTCGCCATCGGCGACGTCTGCGGCACGGGCCCCGAGGCCGCGGCGGTCACCGGCCTCGCCCGCCACGCACTCCGGCTGCTGGCCCGCGAGGGCTTCGGCGGCCCGGCCGTCCTGGAGCGGCTGAACGCGGCCATCCTCGACGAGGGCGCCCGCAGCCGCTTCCTCACGCTCCTGTACGGGGAGCTGTGGCCGCAGGAGGACGGCAGCGCCGTCCTCAAGGTCGTCTGCGCCGGACATCCGCTGCCGCTGCGGCTCCGCCAGGACGGCACCGTGGAGCCGGCCGCCGAACCGCAGCCGCTCCTCGGCGTCATGGAGGATCTGGAGCTGTACGAGCAGATGGTGACGCTCGACCCGGGCGACGTCCTCCTGTGCGTGACGGACGGGGTCACCGAGCGCCGTGAGGGCACGCGCATGCTGGGCGACGACGGCCTGAGCGACGTGCTGACGCACTGCACGGGACTGACGGCGGGTGCGGTCGCCGCGCGGGTCCTCAGGGCCGTGGAGCGCTTTGCGGCGGAACCGGCCTCGGACGACATGGCCATTCTGGCGTTGCGTGTCCCGGAGCCCCACAACGGCTGA